The sequence below is a genomic window from Granulicatella elegans.
TGGCAAATGGTATTATGTTAACGATTCAGGAGAATTGTTAGTAAATACTACAACTCCAGATGGTTATAAAGTAAATGCTAATGGAGAATGGGTATAATCGTATTTAAGTAAGATTTTGAATGGAAAGAAATTGGGCGTTTATTCGTTCAATTTCTTTTTTTGTCAGAACGTACTAGTTCGTGAAAGCGATATTTTATGACTATTAACTTATTGTAAACTAACAAGAGAGAAATGAGTTTTTTCATAAAAAAATTAGTATCTTTAATTTTATCTATTTTGGTCGTAGTAACTTGCGTTAACGGGTGAAAAAGTTTTTGAAGCTTAAGATAGATGGAAAGATGAAGTAGAGATTCTACTTCATTTTTTATTAGTATCATATTAAATTCATGTATTTGTGTAGGGGATTCTATGTTTTCTTTGAACACAAATGATTATAATGAATTCAAACATTACAAGAAGAGGTGTATAGATGGATATTTTATTATGGGGAAGCATTTTTGCTGCGGGATTATTGTCTTTTTTCTCGCCATGTGTGCTCCCGCTGTTTCCAGTTTATTTTGGAGTATTAATGAGTGAAAGAGGAAATCGCAGTATTAAAATTGGAAAGTTTGAAATAGCGATATTACCTGTTGTTCGAACATTTTTATTTGTAGCAGGAATCTCTACTATTTTCTTTGCATTAGGATTTGCTGCCAGTTTATTAGGTCAATTATTGTATAATCCGTATTTCCATTTAGTATTAGGTACTATTATTGTTTTACTTGGCTTACATCAAATGGAAGTATTTCAATTAACGACTTTACAAAAACAAAAAACAGTGCAATTTGAAACAAAAAAAGAACATTCATTGTGGAGTAGTTATTTATTAGGCTTGAGCTTCAGCTTTGGATGGACACCATGTGTAGGGCCTGTATTAAGTTCAGTGTTAACATT
It includes:
- a CDS encoding cytochrome c biogenesis CcdA family protein; this translates as MDILLWGSIFAAGLLSFFSPCVLPLFPVYFGVLMSERGNRSIKIGKFEIAILPVVRTFLFVAGISTIFFALGFAASLLGQLLYNPYFHLVLGTIIVLLGLHQMEVFQLTTLQKQKTVQFETKKEHSLWSSYLLGLSFSFGWTPCVGPVLSSVLTLVATQQASIFYGMFLLGMYILGLSIPFLALSIASTVAMKAFNLAKKQLFLLKKIGGAIIIAMGVWIITQQLQVLFL